A segment of the Curtobacterium sp. MCSS17_007 genome:
CGGATCCTCGGCCAGCACGGTGCGACCCCGTCCACCCACTGGAACGACGCCCCGCAGCCCGGCGCTCCCGGCACGCAGGCGCGTCCCTTCCAGGGGCAGCAGCCGTGGCGGCCAGGACCGCAGCAGGGCTCGCCCTACGGCGGACAGTCCACGCCCCACCAGCCGGGCGGCCCCCGTCAGCCGGGAGGCCCCCAGCAGCTCGGCACGCCGGCTCCCGGTCCGCAGGCCGGTTCCGCCCACCCCGGCGGTGGGCCGCAGGGACCGGGGCGCGAGGGCGCACCGCAGACCGGCGCGGACGACCGCCCCAGGTACGGCACGAACGACGGTCCCCGGTACGGGACGAACGACGGTCCGCGCTACGGCGAGACCCCGCAGACCGCGCCCCGGCAGGCACCCGCGACCGACCCGCGGGTCCCGCAGTCCCGACCCGACGAGCCGCCGCAGTACGGGGAGCGTGTCGACGGCGCCGCGCAGCGCCCGGGTCCGACACCCGACGACCGTCGCGACGGTGAGCGCGGGTGACGACCAGCGCACCACGCAGGACGCCCGCATCGACGATCGTCGATGCGGGCGTCGTGCGTCGTGGGAGGGCGACCGGTCAGAGGACCTTCGAGTAGCAGATCGACCGCACCGCACCGACGTAGGGGCCGAAGTTCGCGATGCGGGTGAAGCCCTCGCGCTCGTAGAAGCCGATGGCGCGCTTCTGCTGGTCGCCGGTCTCGAGCACGAGCGCGGGTGAGCCGAGGTCGATGGCGGCCTCCTCGAGGCGACGGAGGATCGCGCTCGACACCCCGGCTCCGCGGGATTCCGGACGCACGTACATGCGCTTCACCTCGGTGATGCCGTCCTGCACCAGGCGCAGCCCACCGCACCCGAGGGGCGTGCCGTCCTCGTCACGGGCGAGGAAGAACACCGCGATCGAGTCCGCCGTCGGCTTCTCCCCGGGCTCCGTGTCGCCGCCGTAGGACCGGTCGATCTCCAACCGCTGCGCCGCACGCAGGCGCTGCGCGTCGGGGGAGTCGAAGTGCTCGACGTCGATCGACAGGCCGCGCGGGACGGCCGTGCCGATCGGGGCGTCGGACGGAGAGGTGGTCGTGCTGGGGGAGGCCTCGGGCGTCGTCGTCACCCGCTCAGGCTAGCGGCCGGTGCGGGCGATCCACCCCTCCACTTCCGAGGGGGTCCGGGGGATCCCGACGGACAGGTTCTCGGCGCCGTCGGCGGTCACGAGCACGTCGTCCTCGATGCGGACGCCGATGCCGCGGAACTCCTCGGGAACGGTGAGGTCGTCCTGCTGG
Coding sequences within it:
- a CDS encoding general stress protein — encoded protein: MSNQSPFAGRTAQAFPTLPRGDVLGTYDSYPDAQRVVAKLAEADFPVAKISIVGNDLKTVERVTGKMTYGRAAIAGALSGLWLGIFFGIVLTLFAPSAGGLILAAAIIGAAFGMLYGIVSFAITKRQRDFTSVHQVLATNYQIVVDPQLTGQAQRILGQHGATPSTHWNDAPQPGAPGTQARPFQGQQPWRPGPQQGSPYGGQSTPHQPGGPRQPGGPQQLGTPAPGPQAGSAHPGGGPQGPGREGAPQTGADDRPRYGTNDGPRYGTNDGPRYGETPQTAPRQAPATDPRVPQSRPDEPPQYGERVDGAAQRPGPTPDDRRDGERG
- a CDS encoding GNAT family N-acetyltransferase, with the translated sequence MTTTPEASPSTTTSPSDAPIGTAVPRGLSIDVEHFDSPDAQRLRAAQRLEIDRSYGGDTEPGEKPTADSIAVFFLARDEDGTPLGCGGLRLVQDGITEVKRMYVRPESRGAGVSSAILRRLEEAAIDLGSPALVLETGDQQKRAIGFYEREGFTRIANFGPYVGAVRSICYSKVL